Proteins co-encoded in one Arachis hypogaea cultivar Tifrunner chromosome 11, arahy.Tifrunner.gnm2.J5K5, whole genome shotgun sequence genomic window:
- the LOC112720114 gene encoding uncharacterized protein — MPLTLISPFFPFPSALTAFSASGHSPTKATIATKLHIPETTEPPTAIDGSRDHHRVLLLAEPASSSPSSLSPPPHSPPTAIHSSRDHHRVLLLAEPASSFTAEEEGEAPNPVQPSAPATMGDKGKKRAIAATLIGSYFKERTTPGSQPTLKSVLASKQVKHKVKLGLARWIIDARIPFNAIQSPYFQPALDGVAAIGPDFKRPSYDEMRVHLLADLKKECQFLVEGYRSSWKRTGCTLMADGWTDQRQRSLINFLVYCPAGMSFVKSVDASDMIKTADTLFKLFAEVIEWVGSSNIVHVVTDNAANYVYAGKLIHEKYPNIFWSPCATHCINLILKDIASLPHIADLASRASKVTVFVYNHMIFLLWLRKKKEWIEIVRPGVTHFATVFITLKSIYDHKADLQSLVVDKYFTSHKLSKSVNGKMLLRLVDADEKPSLGIMYEGMQRAKIAIKTMFRNRKSAYTPYTSILKMRWDKHLKRDLHAAAYFLNPDFFYSEGFVEKANILRSLLDLFDIETLCDDSVAAMQEIQLYRDRKGSFGRESALKAIKRLEPGEWWRLHGGSAPNLQKMAIRLLHQTSSSSGCERNWSLFEQIHSKRRNRLEHQRLSDIVYVTYNLRLQSRMHRKKKNYDPIDIQNIDTVDFWVMSDKDDPEFTNGDIEGIENLIYTDNAMPSYPKDGGDMELDVDLPNVADSSNTASFGGTSDDGGFGLPVYDGDVETLNDDYDF; from the exons ATGCCACTAACCCTAATCTCCCCTTTCTTCCCCTTTCCAAGTGCATTGACTGCATTCAGCGCCAGCGGCCATTCACCCACCAAGGCCACCATTGCCACCAAGCTCCATATTCCAGAAACCACCGAGCCACCCACAGCCATCGACGGCAGCCGCGACCACCACCGCGTTCTACTTCTCGCTGAGCCTGCCTCCTCGTCGCCGAGCTCGCTGAGCCCGCCTCCTCATTCGCCACCCACAGCCATCCACAGCAGCCGCGACCACCACCGCGTTCTGCTTCTCGCTGAGCCCGCCTCCTCATTCACCG CGGAAGAAGAGGGTGAAGCGCCTAATCCTGTACAACCTTCGGCTCCTGCAACAATGGGAgacaaaggaaagaaaagagcGATTGCTGCTACTCTAATTGGAAGTTATTTTAAGGAAAGGACTACGCCAGGCTCTCAACCAACTTTGAAAAGTGTCTTGGCCAGTAAACAAGTTAAACACAAGGTTAAGTTGGGGCTTGCAAGATGGATCATTGATGCACGGATTCCATTCAATGCAATTCAATCGCCTTACTTTCAACCTGCCTTGGACGGCGTTGCTGCAATTGGACCTGATTTCAAGAGACCGTCGTATGATGAAATGAGAGTTCATTTGCTGGCCGATCTTAAGAAGGAGTGTCAGTTTCTTGTTGAAGGTTATAGGAGCTCGTGGAAAAGGACTGGTTGTACATTGATGGCAGATGGCTGGACTGATCAAAGGCAGCGTTCGTTAATTAATTTTCTAGTTTATTGTCCTGCTGGTATGTCATTTGTTAAGTCTGTTGATGCTTCTGATATGATAAAAACTGCCGATACCTTGTTTAAATTGTTTGCTGAGGTTATTGAGTGGGTTGGGTCTAGTAACATTGTGCATGTGGTTACTGATAATGCTGCGAATTACGTATATGCTGGAAAACTCATTCATGAAAAGTATCCAAACATTTTTTGGTCTCCTTGTGCTACTCATTGCATCAATCTTATCTTGAAAGACATAGCAAGTCTTCCTCACATAGCTGACCTTGCCTCTCGTGCTTCAAAAGTGACTGTGTTTGTTTACAATCATATGATTTTCTTGTTATggcttagaaaaaaaaaagagtggatAGAAATTGTTCGACCAGGAGTTACACATTTTGCTACTGTTTTCATTACTTTGAAAAGTATATATGATCATAAAGCAGACTTGCAATCATTGGTGGTGGACAAATATTTCACTTCTCATAAATTATCCAAGAGTGTCAATGGGAAGATG TTATTGAGGCTTGTTGATGCTGATGAGAAACCTTCTCTGGGTATCATGTATGAGGGCATGCAAAGAGCCAAAATTGCTATCAAGACAATGTTTAGAAATAGGAAATCTGCATACACACCTTATACAAGTATCTTGAAAATGCGGTGGGATAAGCATTTGAAGCGTGACCTCCATGCAGCAGCATACTTTTTGAATCCAGATTTCTTCTATAGTGAGGGGTTTGTTGAGAAGGCAAATATCTTGAGGTCTTTGCTTGATTTATTTGATATTGAAACTCTTTGCGATGACTCAGTTGCCGCAATGCAAGAGATACAGTTGTATCGAGATCGAAAAGGAAGTTTTGGAAGGGAAAGTGCATTGAAAGCAATTAAGAGACTTGAACCTG gtgaatggtggagGCTACACGGTGGGAGTGCTCCTAACTTGCAAAAAATGGCAATTCGTCTCCTTCATCAAACATCTTCATCATCCGGCTGTGAGAGGAACTGGAGCCTCTTTGAACAAATCCATTCAAAGAGGAGGAACCGATTAGAGCATCAAAGGCTAAGTGACATTGTTTATGTCACTTATAATCTACGCCTTCAATCTAGAATGCATCGCAAGAAGAAGAATTATGATCCAATTGACATTCAAAACATTGACACAGTAGATTTTTGGGTAATGTCGGATAAAGATGATCCTGAATTTACTAATGGAGACATCGAAggcattgaaaatttaatttatacggATAATGCTATGCCTTCATATCCTAAAG atggagGAGACATGGAACTTGATGTGGATTTGCCTAATGTTGCTGATTCTTCAAATACAGCTTCTTTTGGTGGTACTTCTGATGATGGTGGTTTTGGATTACCTGTTTATGATGGAGATGTTGAAACacttaatgatgattatgatttttga
- the LOC140176306 gene encoding uncharacterized protein — protein sequence MGSPLKKIMLCSSEKEIFSVEEQVMVQHSVIINNMIEDGSFNHEESKIPLDCVDSKTLKKIIDYCTHHTHHRNDNQKDLEAWDAQFLNVDSNSLYDLLMAANYLEIRNLLDLIYGTIKNMIKGKKIDEIRRILNIKDHGFTPEEEEQNRKEYPHLY from the exons aTGGGTTCGCCGCTGAAGAAGATCATGCTATGCAGTTCGGAAAAGGAGATTTTCAGTGTGGAAGAACAAGTGATGGTGCAACATTCGGTGATCATAAACAACATGATCGAAGATGGGTCGTTTAACCATGAAGAGAGCAAGATTCCACTGGATTGCGTTGACTCCAAGACCCTCAAGAAGATCATCGATTATTGTACGCACCACACTCACCACCGCAACGACAACCAAAAAGATCTTGAGGCTTGGGATGCTCAATTTCTCAATGTTGATTCTAACAGCCTTTATGATTTGTTGATG GCAGCAAATTATCTTGAGATTAGAAATCTCTTGGATCTGATATACGgaactataaaaaatatgataaaggGAAAGAAAATAGATGAGATACGCAGAATCCTCAACATCAAAGACCATGGCTTCACTCCTGAAGAGGAAGAACAAAATCGCAAGGAGTACCCACATCTTTATTAG
- the LOC112720112 gene encoding E3 ubiquitin ligase complex SCF subunit sconC has protein sequence MTEPEEEGGRRTRCWSSLLSFIPSLKRKQKEKTLASLHRRRSWLSEESFFVLSALSKSNPLFPVFFLARRPSSIEFFLLAVVLSPSSSSRRPLEGKTDGAFVHQTMDKWPSSNRYSLKAALMINYDPVGPSLCLRLMGSPLKKIMLCSSEKEIFSVEEQVMVQHSVIINNMIEDGSYNHEESKIPLDCVDSKTLKKVIDYCTHHTHHQNDNQEDLEAWDAQFLNVDSNGLYDLLMAANYLEIRDLLDLIYRSIKNMIKGKKIDEIRRIFNIKDHGFTPEEEEQNRKEYPHFY, from the exons ATGACAGAACCGGAAGAGGAAGGGGGAAGAAGAACGCGTTGCTGGTCTTCGTTACTTTCATTCATTCCTTCactcaaaagaaaacaaaaagaaaaaacccTAGCTAGCCTTCACCGCCGCCGTTCGTGGCTGTCCGAGGAGTCTTTCTTCGTACTGTCGGCGTTATCCAAGTCAAACCCCCTGTTCCCTGTCTTCTTCCTCGCTCGGCGCCCATCCTCCATCGAATTCTTCCTGCTCGCGGTCGTCCTGTCACCGTCGTCGTCGTCTCGTCGCCCTCTCGAAG GGAAAACGGATGGAGCTTTTGTGCATCAAACAATGGATAAGTGGCCTTCTTCCAACC GCTATTCTTTAAAAGCTGCTTTGATGATTAACTATGACCCAGTTGGGCCGTCTCTCTGTCTACGAT tgaTGGGTTCCCCGTTGAAGAAGATCATGCTATGCAGTTCGGAGAAGGAGATTTTCAGCGTGGAAGAACAAGTGATGGTGCAACATTCGGTGATCATAAACAACATGATCGAAGATGGGTCGTACAACCATGAAGAGAGCAAGATTCCATTGGATTGCGTTGACTCCAAGACTCTCAAGAAGGTCATCGATTATTGTACACACCACACTCACCACCAGAACGACAACCAAGAAGATCTTGAGGCTTGGGATGCTCAATTTCTCAATGTTGATTCTAACGGCCTTTATGATTTGTTGATG GCAGCAAATTATCTTGAGATTAGAGATCTCTTGGATCTGATATACCGAAgtataaaaaatatgataaaggGAAAGAAAATAGATGAGATACGCAGAATCTTCAACATCAAAGATCATGGCTTCACTCCTGAAGAGGAAGAACAAAATCGCAAGGAGTACCCACATTTTTATTAG